Below is a genomic region from Candidatus Polarisedimenticolia bacterium.
CGACCCTCCCCCCCGCCAACGCATCATCCTGACAACCGACCAGATGGTGGAAGGCGTCCACTTCAGGAGGGCGCTGCATCCCCCCGACCTGCTCGGTGACAAGGCGCTATCGGTCAATCTGAGCGATCTCGCCGCCATGGGAGCCGAGCCGCGCTGGGCGCTGCTGAGTCTTTTCCTCCCCCCGGGCCTGCCCTTCGACTACCTGGAGGCGGTGCTGCGGGGGATGGCGCGCCGGGCGAAACGGAGCGGGACGGTCCTCATCGGCGGCAACCTCACGCGATCGGAGCGCTTCGCCCTCGACGTGACGCTGGTGGGAGCCTTGCCGCGGGGAATCCGCCCCCTCACGCGTGGCGGCGCGCGCGCCGGGGATCACCTGTTCGTCTCGGGCAGCCTCGGCGGTTCCGCCTTGGGCCTGAAGCTGCTGGAGGGAGGAAAACGGTCCCCGGCCGGAAGAACCCGGCGCGGCCGTGAGGCTCTCTGGAGAGAGCGCGCCTTGAAAAGGCATTTCCAACCCGAGCCCGAGATCGAGCTCGGCCGCCAGCTGAGCCGGCATCGCCTCGCCTCGGCTGCCATGGACCTGAGCGACGGGGTTTCCCGTGATCTGCGGCGGCTCTGCCGGGCCTCGCACGTCGGCGCGCTGCTTTTCGCCGAATCCCTCCCCCTCGATCCGGCCGCACGCGGGCTGCTTGGCGCCGAAAAGGCCCTCGAAATGGCGTTGCACGGGGGCGAAGACTATCGACTCCTCTATTGCGTTCCTCCGCATCGCATGGCCGAGCTGTCCCGGCGCGTCCCTGCCCGCAAGCGTCTATGCATCGGCCGGATCATCCCGGGAAAGCCCGAGCTGTCGCTCGAAGATGCGCGCGGCCGGCGGTACCCCCTGCCGGTTCTCGGCCACGACCACCTGGAAACCCGGCCCTCCAGGCCTGGGTACCACAGGCACCCGCGCGGCTAAGGGTCCCAGGCCAGTTTCTCCCAGGCTGTCAGGGTAAAATATACCGGGCGGAAGTTTAAGCGGATGAACGTCTTGCACAAAATCACCAAGCGAAGCCCGAAAATTGTCCTAGACGCTGCGCCCTCCGGGTCCGTTTGTAGGGTGGAACCGGTAACCCTTTCACTCCGAAGCCGGCAATCCCGTGGGGGTTGCAAGGATGGATGAAAGGGAGCTGATCCGGCAGGCGCAGGGGGGGGACCTCCCCGCCTTCGAGCAAATCGTCAGGAGATGGCGTGACCAGGTGTTCCGGATTGCCCGGCAGATCGTCGGAGAGGATGAGGCGGCCAAGGACGTTTCCCAGCTGGTCTTCATCCGCCTCTGGCAGGTGCTGGGAAAATACCGGGAAGGAGGCTCCTTCCCCGCTTACCTGCACCGTATCACCGTGAACGTCGCCATCGATTTCTCGCGCCGCCAGTCGCGCCGCGATTCAATCGAATCGCGGGATCCTGAAGGAGTCGACCGCTTGCCTTCGCTTTCCTTGCCGGACGATCAGCCCCTCGCCCCGGGCGAGGTCCAGAGAATCTTCGGAGTGCTGGCCCGCAAGCTGAGCCACCGGCAGCGGGCCGCTTTCGTCCTCAGGGAAATCGAGGGCATGCCGACCGAGGAAGTATGTGAGATCCTGGGAATGTCCCAATCCACCGTGCGCAACCACATCCTCGAGGCAAGGAAGGTCCTGCAGGAAGGGCTTCGCCGCCTCTTTCCCGAGTATGCCCGGGGACGGGAGGACAAGAAGGAATGAAAGAGCCTCTCGATCCCTCCAGCTTCTTCCGCGGGATCAAAGAGATCCGCCAGGATGAGGAGTTCTGGACCGGCTTCTGGCCCGCCATCCGGGTCGGCATCCGGGACGCCGAGATCCCCCGCCGCACGGTGCTCAGTCCGCTGCGCGTCCTGCTCCTGGGTTCCTCCGCCGGCTTCATGGTGGCGGCGGCGGTGCTGGTGCTGGCCTTCATGGTCGTCCCCTCGGTGAAGCTGCAGCCTCCTGCCGTCCCGGTTCCAGGCCCGGCCGACACGGCGCGCCTGGAAGCCGGCGACGACGGTGCGGAGCCTCCGGTCATGGAGGATCTAGCGTCAGCTTCGGCGCGCGTCTACACCTTCCATGTCGGTGGGCAGGCCGACGCCACCGACGTCATTCTCATCGTGGACGAGACCATTGACCTCTGAGAATGGAGGGAGCATGCAGCGGCCGGATAGACGCCTCGGACGCGCCTGTCTGTTCATCCTCATCATGTTGTCGGCGCCCGGCTTCCTCCATCTCGGCGCGGAGTCGAGCAAGGCCGAATCGCTTCCCACCCAGCTGTTCACCGTGCGCTTCAAGGACGTCAACGACGTCTATCTCCTGATCGAGCCCCTGCTGTCGGCCAAAGGCTCGGTGCAGATGCAGCCGCGGCTGAAGACCCTGGCGGTCACCGACGACGAGCAGACTCTGAAGAAAATCGGTGAAATGATCCGAGGCTACGATTTGCCTCCCAAGAACGTCGAGGTAGCCTTCCAGCTGATCCTGGCTTCCGCCGACAAGCCGCCGGAGAAGATCTCGCCCCGCATCCGCGGCGTGATCGAAAAGCTCAACGAGCTCTCCACCCGCTGGTCGGACTACCGGCTCCTGGGAAGCGCCACGATCACGGCCAGCGAAGGGGAGAAGGCCAGCGTCGAAGTAGGGGAGGACTACCGGATCAGCTTCGCGGTGGACTACGCCTCCGACGACCAGAAGCTGGTGCGCTTCAAGCGCTTCACCCTGGACCGCCGCGAGGCGCCCAAGGGACCCGAGAACCCGGAGGGCACTTACGCGCGGGTGCTCGACACGGCCTTGAACCTGAAGGAAGACAAGCTCTACATCTTTGGCGCCTCGAAGATGGAGAGCAGCAACCGGGCGCTGTTCATGACGATCACCGCGTCCGCCCAGCCCTAGGAAGGAAGCGACGTGCCTGAATTCATCGCCAAGATGGGGACCGCCGACGGGGACGTGGTGGAGCGCGTCTACATCTCCGACGACGCCGAGGCGCTGAAGCGCGACCTGGAGCGCAAGGACTTCCTGGTCTTCTCGATACGGCGCAAGGCGGGGTTGGGGGGATTCGTCCCGGGCATCGGCCGGAAGCGGGTCAAGATGAAGGAGTTCCTGATCTTCAACCAGCAGCTCGCCGCCCTGATCCAGGCGGGATTGCCGATCGTCTCCTGCCTGGACGTGCTCCTGGAGCGCCGCAAGAATCCTGCTTTCAAGAAGGCCCTCTCCGACATCCGCGACCAGGTGAAATCGGGGGCTGCCCTGTCGGAGGCGTTCTCCTCGCAGGGAGATCTCTTCCCGCCGATCTACTCCTCCTCGCTGGCCTCGGGAGAGCGCAGCGGCGAGGTGGCCTCGGTGCTGCGCCGCTACATCGCCCACACCAAGAAGGTGCTGGGCCTGAAGAGCAAGGTGATCGCCGCCCTGATCTACCCCGCCATCCTGTTCGGCATGTCCTTCGTGGTGTTGGGGATCCTCCTCTATTACGTGCTGCCGAAGTTCTCGGAGATCTACGAGGGATTCGGAGGAAATGCCAACCTGCCCCTCATCACCCGGGTCCTGGTGGGCAGCTCGAAGTTCGTGCAGCACAACTCGCTGCTGATCGCGCTGGCGCTTTTGGGAGGCTTCCTCGGGTTCACCGCCTGGCGGAAGACCGCCGCGGGCGCCCTCACCGTCGACACGGTGGTGCTGAAGCTCCCGTTCCTCGGCTCCATCATCCACAGATACTGCGTCTCCCGGTTCACCCGGACCCTGGGGACGCTGGTTTCCGGCGGCATCCCGCTGGTCAACTCGCTGGAAATCGCCGCGCCGGCGGCGGGAAACCGTTTGTTTCAGGTCCGGCTCACGAAAGTGCCCGGACGCGTCCGGGAAGGGAACGCCCTGGCCGCCTCGCTCGAGCAGACCGGGCTGTTCTCCGACCTGGCGCTGGAGATGGTGAAGGTGGGGGAGTCGACGGGGGCGCTGCAGGAGATGCTGGAGAACGTCTCGGCCCTCTACGACGAGGAGATCGACAACAGCCTGCAGAACATCGAGGCCCTCCTGGTGCCGGTGATGCTGGTGTTCATGGGGCTGGTCATCGCGTCGATCATGCTGGCGATTTATCTGCCCTTGATCAAGAGCTACGGGATGCAGGGACGATGAGCCCGATCCTCCGGAAAGGAGCGCCGTCTTGGCCCAGGAGATGAAGCGCCGGCCCGCCGCGGCGGGAGTTGCCGAGCCGGCCGTCGCGCCGGCGCCCGAGGTCCCGCGCGACACCGAGGCGCTCTCCGAGGACCTGCACGCGCAGCGCCTGGCCGAGCGCCTGAAGATCCCGTACGTCGACCTCAAAGACTTCCAGATCGACTCCGACCTGTTCCGCTCCATCCCGGTGGACCTGATGTTCCGCTACAACTTCGTCCCCTGGAAGATGGAGGGCGGCAAGCTGCTGGTGGTCATCGCCGACCCCAGCAACGTCCTGATGATGGACGACCTGGAGCTGCTGCTGGGTCGGTCGCTGGTGCCGGCGGTGGGCAGCCCCTCCGCCATCCAGGAGATCCTCAAGAAGAGCGAGTCCTCCCAGCGCGTCCTGGAGGAGGCGACCGAGGAGTTCAAGCTGCAGCTGATCCAGGAGGACGAGAGCGGCGAAGACGCGCTCACCATCGACAAGATCACCTCCGACCAGAGCCCCATCGTCAAGCTGGTGGACACCACCATCTTCAACGCGCTGCAGCGGCGGGCCTCCGACATCCACATCGAGACACGCGACCGGGAAGTGATGATCAAGTACCGCATCGACGGCGTGCTGATCAACGCCATGGAGCCGATCGACAAGAAGTTCCATTCCACGATCATCTCCCGCATCAAGGTCATGTCGGAGCTGGACATCGCCGAGAAGCGCGTGCCGCAGGACGGTCGCTTCAAGCTGCGCATCCGCGGCCGCACGATCGACTTCCGCGTCTCCATCATGCCCAGCGTGCACGGCGAGGATGCGGTCATCCGCATCCTGGACAAGGAATCGGTGAACCAGGAGTTCCACGAGCTGCGGCTGGACGTGCTGGGCTTCTCGGCCGAGGACCTGCGCAAGATGCGCAAGTTCATCCGCGAGCCCTACGGGATGATCCTGGTGACCGGGCCGACCGGATCCGGCAAGACCACTACGCTGTACGCCGCGCTGTCGGAGATCAAGAGCGTGGAGGACAAGATCATCACCATCGAGGACCCGGTCGAGTACCAGCTCCAGGGCATTACCCAGATCCCGGTGAACGAGAAGAAGGGGCTCACCTTCGCGCGCGGCCTGCGCTCCATCCTGCGGCACGACCCCGACAAGATCATGGTAGGGGAGATCCGCGACGAGGAGACCGCCCAGATCGCCATCCAGTCGGCCCTCACCGGGCACCTGGTGTTCACCACCGTGCACGCCAACAACGTCGTCGACGTTCTGGGGCGGTTTCTCAACATGAAGGTGGAGCCCTACAACTTCGTCTCGGCGCTGAACTGCATCGTGGCCCAGCGCCTGGTGCGCCTGATCTGCGTGCGCTGCAAGCACCCCATCCGGGCGACCCGCGCGCAGCTGGAGGAGAGCGGGCTGGATCCGTTGCGCTACGAGCAGCACGAGTTCCAGGAGGGGCGCGGCTGCCTGGAGTGCAACGGCACCGGCTACAAGGGGCGCATGGCGATCGCCGAGATCCTGGACATGTCGGACCGCATCCGCCAGCTGATCCTGGACCGGCGCTCCGCCGCCGAGATCAAGCGCGCCGCGCGCGAGGAGGGCATGGTGTTCATGCGCGACATTGCCCTGGCCCGGGCCCTGGAAGGGGCGACGACGCTGCGCGAGATCAACAAAGTCACGTTCGTCGAATGAGGGTGATTTGGCACTGCCTCAGATCGAGGTGATTCTCCAGAAGATCGGCATGGCGCCCGGCGTGGCGCCGCCGAGGCTCAAGCCCCGCTTCCCGGCGGTGGCCGTTTGCGTGGTTCCCGGAAAGGTCGGCGCCATCCGGCTGGGGGGCCCCGCGGCGCGCCGCAAGGGGGAGCCGGCGCGGGTCTCGGTGGCGGCGCATGCCGAGGCGGCGCTGCCGCCGGGGGCGGTCGCTCCCTCCCTGGCGCGCGGCAACCTCATGGAGACGGCGCCGGTGCAGCAGGCGATCCGCGAGGTGCTCCTTCAAGTGGCCCCGCGCGAGGACCGCGTCAGCCTGGTGCTGCCGGACAGCGTGGCGCGCGTCTCCATCCTGAAGTTCAACCGCATGCCGGCGACGCGGCGCGAGGTGGTGGAGCTGATACGCTTCCGCATGCAGAAGGTCCTGCCGTTCCGCATCGAGGAGGCGGCGCTGGATTACCAGCTCCTCTCCGACGCCGGCTCCGGGGAGCCCGACTTCCTGGTCACGCTGGCGCAGCGGCCTGTCCTCTTTCAATACGAAAGGCTGCTCACGGGGCTGGACCGGCAGGCGGGGCTGGTGGACCTGGAGTCGTTCAACCTGGTGAACCTGGTCGCCCGCTTCCCCGAGAAGGCCTCGCTCGATCAGGGCGACTGGGCCATGGTCAATGCCGCTCCCGGCTACCTGACGGTGCTCTTCTTCCGGCAGGGTGCCCTCTGCTTCTACCGCTGCAAGGCGATGTCCGACGAGGAGCGCGCCGCCGATTCGCACGGCGCCGCGGTGCGGCGGGAGCTGGCCTCCTGCGCCGCCTACTACCGCGAGCATCTCGCGGGAAAGGCGCTGGCCTCCGCGTACGTGAAGTCCTCGAACGGGGAAGGGAAGATCCTTCCGGGCCTGGTCCGGGAGGAGCTGGGCTGCGAGGTCCGGATTGTCGATCCGGGGAAGGTGGTCACGCTACCCGCCGGATCCGATCCGGAGGACTCGCGCTGGCAGACACTCGCGGCCGCCATCGGCGCGGCCATGGGGAGGCGTCCGTGAAATTGCTGGAGATCAACCTCGCGACGCGCCCCTTCCGCAACAACACCCTCTACTGGACCGGATTCGGCTCCGCCGCGGCCATCCTGGCGGCGCTCACGGCGGTGAATGTCTGGCTCTTCCTGCATGCCGGCAGCTCGGTGCAGCAATCGGGACAGGAGATGCAGATCAAGCAGGCCAAGCGCGACAGCCTCATCCGGGACGAGCGGCGGCTCAGCGTGAAGCTGACGAAGCTCGACTTCAAGGGGCTGGCGCGGGAGGCCGAGTTCGCGAACGACGCCATCCGGAAGCGGATCTTTTCCTGGACGGAGCTGTTCAACCGGCTGGAAGAGGTGGTCCCCGCGACGGTGATGATGGCGTCGATTCGTCCCGAGATTCAGGCAGAGGGGATCTCGGTCGTGGCCGAGGGGCTGGCGAAGGACCAGGAAGGGCTCCTCGATTTCGAGGAGAACCTGATCCGCAGCCCTTATTTCTCGCGCATCTATCCCGGCAGCGAGAGGCGTGAGCAGCGGGGAGGGGACCTCCTCTTCTCGCTC
It encodes:
- a CDS encoding sigma-70 family RNA polymerase sigma factor, which encodes MDERELIRQAQGGDLPAFEQIVRRWRDQVFRIARQIVGEDEAAKDVSQLVFIRLWQVLGKYREGGSFPAYLHRITVNVAIDFSRRQSRRDSIESRDPEGVDRLPSLSLPDDQPLAPGEVQRIFGVLARKLSHRQRAAFVLREIEGMPTEEVCEILGMSQSTVRNHILEARKVLQEGLRRLFPEYARGREDKKE
- the thiL gene encoding thiamine-phosphate kinase — translated: MIRGGAGGEDDLIRRIGAIFRTSDRHVVVPIGDDAAVIDPPPRQRIILTTDQMVEGVHFRRALHPPDLLGDKALSVNLSDLAAMGAEPRWALLSLFLPPGLPFDYLEAVLRGMARRAKRSGTVLIGGNLTRSERFALDVTLVGALPRGIRPLTRGGARAGDHLFVSGSLGGSALGLKLLEGGKRSPAGRTRRGREALWRERALKRHFQPEPEIELGRQLSRHRLASAAMDLSDGVSRDLRRLCRASHVGALLFAESLPLDPAARGLLGAEKALEMALHGGEDYRLLYCVPPHRMAELSRRVPARKRLCIGRIIPGKPELSLEDARGRRYPLPVLGHDHLETRPSRPGYHRHPRG
- a CDS encoding GspE/PulE family protein; its protein translation is MAQEMKRRPAAAGVAEPAVAPAPEVPRDTEALSEDLHAQRLAERLKIPYVDLKDFQIDSDLFRSIPVDLMFRYNFVPWKMEGGKLLVVIADPSNVLMMDDLELLLGRSLVPAVGSPSAIQEILKKSESSQRVLEEATEEFKLQLIQEDESGEDALTIDKITSDQSPIVKLVDTTIFNALQRRASDIHIETRDREVMIKYRIDGVLINAMEPIDKKFHSTIISRIKVMSELDIAEKRVPQDGRFKLRIRGRTIDFRVSIMPSVHGEDAVIRILDKESVNQEFHELRLDVLGFSAEDLRKMRKFIREPYGMILVTGPTGSGKTTTLYAALSEIKSVEDKIITIEDPVEYQLQGITQIPVNEKKGLTFARGLRSILRHDPDKIMVGEIRDEETAQIAIQSALTGHLVFTTVHANNVVDVLGRFLNMKVEPYNFVSALNCIVAQRLVRLICVRCKHPIRATRAQLEESGLDPLRYEQHEFQEGRGCLECNGTGYKGRMAIAEILDMSDRIRQLILDRRSAAEIKRAAREEGMVFMRDIALARALEGATTLREINKVTFVE
- a CDS encoding type II secretion system F family protein yields the protein MPEFIAKMGTADGDVVERVYISDDAEALKRDLERKDFLVFSIRRKAGLGGFVPGIGRKRVKMKEFLIFNQQLAALIQAGLPIVSCLDVLLERRKNPAFKKALSDIRDQVKSGAALSEAFSSQGDLFPPIYSSSLASGERSGEVASVLRRYIAHTKKVLGLKSKVIAALIYPAILFGMSFVVLGILLYYVLPKFSEIYEGFGGNANLPLITRVLVGSSKFVQHNSLLIALALLGGFLGFTAWRKTAAGALTVDTVVLKLPFLGSIIHRYCVSRFTRTLGTLVSGGIPLVNSLEIAAPAAGNRLFQVRLTKVPGRVREGNALAASLEQTGLFSDLALEMVKVGESTGALQEMLENVSALYDEEIDNSLQNIEALLVPVMLVFMGLVIASIMLAIYLPLIKSYGMQGR